In a genomic window of Rhododendron vialii isolate Sample 1 chromosome 12a, ASM3025357v1:
- the LOC131311034 gene encoding glycosyl hydrolase 5 family protein-like, which translates to MGRLLSLFFLSSFSLVLLLSPAAALPLSTDSRWIVDETGRRVKLACVNWASHLEAVVAEGLSKQPVDLISKQIGSMGFNCVRLTWPLFLATNESLANLTVRKSFTRLGLIESVAGFQANNPSLIDLSLINAYQAVVSSLANNNVMVIMDNHISKPGWCCSNDDGSGFFGDQYFNPDLWIRGLTRMATMFKDTPNVVGMSLRNELRGNKSNVDDWYRYMQRGAEAVHAANPNVLVILSGLSYAKDLSFLLQRPVNLTFAGKLVFEVHWYSFSDAYAWGTGNPNQVCGQIVGNLMRRAGFVVDQLGYPLFVSEFGVDLRGVSVNDNRYLDCFMGTAAEMDWEWALWTLAGSYYLREGGIGSDETYGILNWNWCEARNSSFLDRISAIQSPFRGPGLSEAKLHQVIFHPLTGLCVLRKSLLEPLKLAPCAESDAWTYSQRKTLTVKGTYFCLQADALGKPAKLSIFCSDNTSKWEQISDSKMHLSSQLDNGTMVCLDVDPETNIIVTNTCKCLSRGNTCEPGSQWFKIVDSTRSSGAMTSFNRLNSVLDFFGPNILEGLIV; encoded by the exons ATGGGaaggctcctctctctcttcttcctaTCCTCTTTCTCCCTAGTACTCCTCCTCTCGCCGGCCGCGGCGCTTCCACTCTCCACCGACTCCCGGTGGATCGTTGACGAAACCGGGCGGCGGGTCAAGCTGGCCTGCGTGAATTGGGCCTCCCATCTCGAAGCCGTGGTGGCGGAAGGCCTTAGCAAACAGCCCGTGGACCTGATTTCGAAGCAGATCGGGTCCATGGGCTTCAACTGTGTTAGGCTCACTTGGCCACTGTTTCTGGCCACGAACGAGTCATTGGCTAACTTGACTGTTAGAAAGTCGTTCACGAGGCTTGGGTTGATCGAATCCGTTGCTGGTTTCCAGGCTAATAACCCCTCCTTGATTGATCTTTCTCTCATCAATGCTTACCAG GCAGTGGTGTCCAGCCTCGCAAACAACAATGTGATGGTGATAATGGACAATCACATAAGTAAGCCAGGGTGGTGTTGCAGCAACGACGACGGAAGCGGTTTCTTTGGGGACCAGTACTTCAATCCCGACCTTTGGATCAGAGGGCTAACCCGGATGGCCACCATGTTCAAGGACACTCCCAATGTTGTTGGCATGAGCTTGAGGAATGAACTTCGTGGGAACAAGTCGAACGTCGATGATTGGTACAG GTACATGCAGAGAGGAGCTGAAGCAGTGCATGCTGCAAACCCAAATGTTCTTGTCATTCTTTCCGGCCTAAGTTACGCCAAAgacctctccttcctcctccagCGCCCTGTGAACCTAACGTTTGCCGGAAAGCTTGTGTTTGAGGTGCATTGGTACTCGTTTTCCGACGCCTACGCATGGGGAACTGGCAACCCTAACCAAGTCTGTGGTCAAATTGTGGGTAATTTGATGAGGAGGGCAGGGTTTGTGGTGGACCAATTAGGGTACCCATTGTTTGTGAGTGAGTTTGGGGTGGACCTAAGGGGTGTAAGTGTCAATGACAATAGGTACCTAGATTGTTTCATGGGTACGGCAGCTGAAATGGACTGGGAATGGGCTTTGTGGACCCTTGCTGGGAGTTATTACTTGAGAGAAGGGGGAATTGGTTCAGATGAGACTTATGGGATCTTGAATTGGAACTGGTGTGAGGCAAGGAATTCAAGCTTCTTGGATAGGATCTCTGCCATTCAATCACCATTCAGAG GGCCAGGATTATCAGAAGCCAAACTACACCAAGTGATTTTCCATCCGCTTACTGGCCTTTGTGTCCTAAGAAAGTCACTGCTAGAACCACTGAAGCTAGCCCCATGCGCAGAGTCTGATGCTTGGACCTACTCACAACGGAAGACACTGACAGTAAAGGGAACATATTTCTGCTTACAGGCAGATGCGTTGGGAAAGCCTGCAAAACTTAGCATATTTTGCAGTGATAACACTTCAAAATGGGAACAaatctcagattcaaaaatgcACCTCTCATCCCAGCTCGATAATGGCACAATGGTTTGCTTGGATGTAGACCCTGAAACCAATATTATCGTCACGAATACTTGCAAATGCTTGAGTAGAGGAAATACGTGTGAACCGGGGAGTCAGTGGTTCAAAATTGTTGATAGCACGAGGAGTAGTGGTGCTATGACATCTTTCAATCGGTTAAACTCAGTGTTGGATTTCTTTGGACCGAATATTCTTGAGGGGTTAATAGTTTGA
- the LOC131310717 gene encoding F-box protein At5g65850-like, with protein sequence MSNKKGTLRFSSSNTCGMTNESYLPREILEDILTRLPAKMVGQCKCICKYWRALIEEPSFVELHHFHSKSRPGGWYRVICLTTCDFKDIHFFSANYEGGLAQPLFTYLKSGSCEIEASVNGLLCWYRKVSESILIMNPTTKELITLPPFTRPANCHVRYAGPLVSFGFDPSTKQYKVLNMYHVLKERQGQLEYSHCECEIFTLGTHSWRKIDIVPQASHLEFGSRGVCVGGVIHWRNTWYYSICSRTVDGEVVVAFDLKEERFRVFSLPREFPRTRCLVELGGHLAACDKPFVELPENVPLELWILEDYDKWGWVNERITLPRDIVRPPIYTNGAIQAGEILLHVLLKRLPVSTNLEVYYYGRNKRSLRKIEITGLSLLNPVYMGVFNLVENLVSLRDI encoded by the coding sequence ATGAGTAATAAGAAAGGCACTCTTAGATTTTCCTCCAGCAATACTTGTGGAATGACAAATGAGAGTTACTTGCCTCGTGAGATATTGGAGGACATTCTAACAAGACTCCCAGCAAAGATGGTCGGCCAATGCAAGTGCATCTGCAAGTATTGGCGCGCTCTAATTGAGGAGCCCTCCTTTGTGGAATTGCACCATTTCCATTCCAAGTCTAGACCCGGTGGCTGGTACCGTGTAATCTGTTTAACTACCTGTGACTTCAAGGATATACATTTTTTCTCGGCCAATTATGAAGGAGGACTGGCCCAGCCCTTGTTCACCTATTTAAAGTCAGGTTCATGTGAAATTGAAGCATCTGTCAATGGCTTGTTATGTTGGTACCGTAAGGTATCTGAATCCATTTTGATTATGAATCCTACCACCAAAGAACTCATTACCCTTCCCCCATTTACGAGGCCAGCAAACTGTCACGTCCGTTATGCAGGACCGTTGGTGTCATTTGGGTTTGATCCTTCCACTAAGCAATACAAAGTGTTGAATATGTACCATGTACTGAAAGAGAGGCAAGGACAATTGGAGTACTCTCATTGCGAGTGTGAAATTTTCACTTTGGGCACACACTCGTGGAGAAAGATTGACATTGTTCCCCAGGCCTCCCACCTTGAGTTTGGTTCACGTGGCGTTTGTGTTGGTGGAGTTATACACTGGAGAAATACTTGGTATTATTCGATATGTTCTCGTACTGTTGATGGTGAGGTTGTAGTGGCATTTGACCTCAAAGAAGAGAGATTTCGGGTGTTTTCACTGCCTAGGGAATTCCCACGCACGCGTTGTCTGGTAGAACTTGGAGGCCATTTGGCTGCTTGTGATAAACCCTTTGTGGAACTCCCAGAAAATGTACCGCTGGAGCTTTGGATACTGGAGGACTATGACAAGTGGGGTTGGGTCAATGAGAGGATCACGCTGCCACGGGATATTGTTCGACCACCTATTTATACAAATGGCGCAATTCAGGCAGGCGAGATCCTCCTGCATGTTCTTCTGAAGCGGCTGCCTGTGTCTACTAACTTGGAGGTGTACTATTATGGTCGGAACAAAAGAAGTTTAAGAAAGATCGAAATCACAGGGCTTTCTCTTCTGAATCCAGTGTACATGGGTGTCTTTAATCTTGTTGAAAATCTGGTTTCCTTGCGAGATATTTAA